The Saccharomonospora cyanea NA-134 genome includes a region encoding these proteins:
- the sigM gene encoding RNA polymerase sigma factor SigM, producing MTAAAPTDADLIAAHSAGDPHAFNELVRRHRDRMWAVALRTVRDPEEAADALQDAFISAFRAASNFRAESQVTTWLHRIVVNACLDRVRRRQARPTVPLPDTSHHEPAVPRDSMSERETRMVIKEALDQLPEEQRAPIVLIDVEGYSVAETAQLLGIAQGTVKSRCARGRAKLAKLLGHLRNPSNEGDVPTHESKHGEGR from the coding sequence GTGACCGCTGCAGCGCCCACGGACGCCGATCTGATAGCCGCGCACTCGGCTGGAGATCCCCACGCCTTCAACGAGCTCGTCCGGCGACATCGCGACCGGATGTGGGCTGTGGCCCTGCGCACAGTCCGTGATCCCGAGGAAGCGGCCGACGCACTCCAGGACGCGTTCATCTCCGCGTTCCGCGCCGCCTCCAACTTCCGTGCCGAGTCCCAGGTGACGACGTGGCTGCACCGGATCGTGGTCAACGCCTGCCTCGATCGGGTACGACGCAGGCAGGCCCGGCCCACGGTGCCGTTGCCGGACACCTCCCACCACGAGCCCGCCGTACCGCGCGACTCGATGTCGGAACGCGAGACCCGGATGGTCATCAAGGAAGCACTCGACCAGTTGCCGGAAGAGCAGCGAGCTCCCATCGTGTTGATTGACGTGGAGGGGTACTCCGTCGCCGAGACGGCACAACTGTTGGGAATCGCGCAGGGAACCGTGAAGAGTCGTTGCGCCCGGGGAAGGGCGAAGCTCGCAAAACTTCTTGGTCATCTACGGAACCCGAGCAACGAGGGTGACGTCCCAACTCACGAAAGCAAACACGGGGAGGGACGATGA
- the trxB gene encoding thioredoxin-disulfide reductase — translation MTEDIRNLIIVGSGPAGYTAAVYAARAQLEPLVFEGTQYGGALMTTTEVENYPGFRSGIQGPDLMEEMREQAKVFGADLRQEDVEELELTGPVKYVTAHGKRYAARAVILAMGAAPRYLHVPGEQNLLGRGVSSCATCDGFFFRDQDIAVVGGGDSAMEEATFLTKFARSVTIIHRRDEFRASKIMLERARANEKIKWQLNSQVTEVLGEGKVSGVKLRDTVTGEESTLDVTGFFLAIGHDPRSDLVRGQVELDEDGYVLAKGRGSYTNLDGVFAAGDLVDRTYRQAITAAGSGCSAAIDAERWLAENADVAEANESTELVGGGYAARAN, via the coding sequence GTGACGGAAGACATTCGAAACCTCATCATCGTGGGGTCCGGCCCCGCGGGCTACACGGCCGCGGTCTATGCGGCCCGTGCGCAGCTGGAACCGCTGGTGTTCGAAGGAACGCAGTACGGCGGCGCGCTGATGACCACGACCGAGGTCGAGAACTACCCCGGGTTCCGCTCCGGCATCCAGGGCCCCGATCTCATGGAGGAGATGCGGGAGCAGGCCAAGGTCTTCGGCGCCGACCTCCGGCAGGAGGACGTCGAGGAGCTGGAGCTCACGGGGCCGGTCAAGTACGTCACCGCCCACGGCAAGCGGTACGCGGCTCGCGCGGTGATCCTCGCGATGGGAGCGGCGCCGAGGTACCTGCACGTCCCCGGTGAGCAGAACCTCCTGGGCCGCGGTGTCTCGTCGTGTGCGACCTGTGACGGGTTCTTCTTCCGAGACCAGGACATCGCGGTGGTCGGTGGCGGCGACTCGGCGATGGAGGAGGCGACCTTCCTCACCAAGTTCGCGCGCAGCGTCACCATCATCCACCGCCGCGACGAGTTCCGGGCCTCCAAGATCATGCTGGAGCGGGCCCGCGCCAACGAGAAGATCAAATGGCAGTTGAACTCGCAGGTCACCGAGGTGCTCGGCGAAGGCAAGGTGAGCGGGGTCAAGCTCCGCGACACCGTGACCGGCGAGGAGTCCACCCTGGACGTCACGGGCTTCTTCCTGGCCATCGGCCACGACCCGCGCAGCGACCTCGTGCGCGGCCAGGTGGAGCTGGACGAGGACGGCTACGTGCTCGCGAAGGGCCGCGGCTCCTACACCAACCTCGACGGCGTGTTCGCCGCAGGCGACCTGGTGGACCGCACCTACCGGCAGGCCATCACGGCGGCGGGTTCGGGTTGCTCGGCCGCGATCGACGCGGAGCGCTGGCTCGCCGAGAACGCCGATGTCGCCGAGGCGAACGAGAGCACCGAACTCGTCGGCGGCGGATACGCCGCTCGTGCCAACTGA
- the trxA gene encoding thioredoxin, giving the protein MTNTVAVTDATFADEVLTHDKPVLVDFWATWCGPCKMVAPVLEEIAAEHGDKLRIAKLDTDANPNTARDYQVMSIPTMILFQGGKPVKQIVGAKPKAALLADLADVLQ; this is encoded by the coding sequence ATGACGAACACCGTTGCGGTGACCGACGCCACGTTCGCTGACGAGGTGCTGACCCACGACAAGCCGGTCCTCGTGGACTTCTGGGCGACGTGGTGCGGACCGTGCAAGATGGTCGCACCGGTGCTGGAGGAGATCGCGGCCGAGCACGGCGACAAGCTCCGGATCGCGAAGCTCGACACCGACGCGAACCCGAACACGGCCAGGGACTACCAGGTCATGTCCATCCCCACCATGATCCTCTTCCAGGGCGGCAAGCCGGTGAAGCAGATCGTCGGTGCCAAGCCGAAGGCGGCCCTGCTGGCCGACCTCGCGGACGTGTTGCAGTAG
- a CDS encoding N-acetylmuramoyl-L-alanine amidase, giving the protein MRVLRRGDTGPEVAEIRSMLSALELLPSSNEVNGNGPFFDLSVEHAVRAFQQQRGLITDGVVGPATYRALRGSTYHLGSRPLAYLVSSPVHGDDVFALQERLTELGYDAGRPDGGFGPQTERALKNFQRDYGLVVDGICGPATVRALRQLSPRARGGRPVFLREQEHLRRAGPRLRGKRIVIDPGHGGPDLGVSVGGVNESTIVWDLARRLEGRMKATGMEALISRGPDHSPSELQRAQFANDAGADLFLSLHCDGNRSPHAQGVASFHFGTGNGTTSTVGELLAGYIQRELAARTGMLDCRTHPKTWDIFTRTRCPAVRMEIGYLTNDQDRKRLSDPAFRDVVAEGILIAVKRLYLLGENDQPTGTFTFADVLAHELLRAE; this is encoded by the coding sequence ATGCGGGTACTCCGCCGCGGCGACACCGGACCGGAAGTCGCCGAGATCAGGTCCATGCTGTCGGCGCTGGAACTCCTTCCGTCCAGCAACGAGGTGAACGGAAACGGACCGTTCTTCGACCTGTCGGTCGAGCACGCCGTCCGCGCGTTTCAACAGCAACGCGGGCTCATCACGGACGGGGTGGTCGGCCCCGCCACCTACCGAGCGCTACGCGGCTCGACCTACCACCTCGGCAGCAGGCCGCTGGCGTATCTCGTGTCGTCCCCCGTGCACGGCGACGACGTGTTCGCCCTGCAGGAGCGGCTGACCGAACTCGGGTACGACGCGGGCCGACCTGACGGCGGGTTCGGACCTCAGACCGAACGGGCTTTGAAGAACTTCCAACGGGACTACGGGTTGGTGGTCGACGGCATCTGCGGTCCGGCGACCGTGCGGGCGTTGCGACAGCTTTCGCCACGCGCGCGTGGTGGCCGGCCCGTCTTCCTGCGCGAGCAGGAGCACCTACGGAGGGCCGGACCCCGCCTGCGGGGCAAACGCATCGTCATCGACCCCGGCCACGGTGGTCCCGACCTGGGTGTGTCGGTGGGCGGGGTCAACGAGTCGACCATCGTCTGGGACCTCGCACGCAGGCTGGAAGGCCGGATGAAGGCCACGGGCATGGAAGCGTTGATCTCGCGTGGCCCGGACCACAGCCCCTCGGAGTTGCAGCGGGCACAGTTCGCCAACGACGCCGGTGCGGACCTGTTCCTGTCGCTGCACTGTGACGGCAACCGCTCGCCGCACGCACAGGGCGTGGCGAGCTTCCACTTCGGCACGGGCAACGGCACGACGTCCACGGTGGGGGAGCTGCTGGCCGGCTACATCCAGCGGGAACTCGCAGCGCGCACGGGCATGCTCGACTGCCGCACCCACCCGAAGACGTGGGACATCTTCACCCGCACCCGCTGCCCGGCCGTGCGCATGGAGATCGGTTACCTCACCAACGACCAGGACCGGAAGCGGCTTTCGGACCCGGCGTTCCGCGACGTGGTGGCCGAAGGCATCCTCATCGCCGTGAAGCGGCTGTACCTGCTGGGGGAGAACGACCAGCCCACGGGCACGTTCACGTTCGCCGACGTTCTCGCCCACGAACTGCTCAGGGCCGAGTAA